From Desulfatiglans sp., one genomic window encodes:
- a CDS encoding NYN domain-containing protein, with protein MRTAIYVDGFNLYYRALKGTPYKWLDIKLLVSNLLQPQNKIIGLLSPVIEGHPSNELQKYAHFVKRIRKGVLEACFL; from the coding sequence ATGAGAACTGCGATCTATGTTGACGGTTTTAACCTATACTATAGAGCGTTAAAAGGCACACCTTATAAGTGGCTTGATATCAAATTATTGGTTTCCAATCTGTTACAACCCCAAAATAAAATTATCGGATTACTCTCGCCTGTTATTGAAGGACATCCATCGAACGAACTACAGAAATATGCCCATTTTGTTAAAAGAATCAGAAAAGGGGTTCTTGAGGCATGTTTTCTTTAA